The Stigmatella aurantiaca region CTTACCTGCCTTGGCGGTGGCCGCCGGGGCGGTGGTGCTCTGAGCAAATGCAGCGGAACCACAAACCAGGGAACCAGCGACGACGAGGCTCTGAAGGGTGCGCTTCATGTGGATGCTTCCTTTGGGAAAAGGGCGCCGCAAAGGCGTCCGATGAAAAACAGGGCTGCACCTTCGTCTGCGAAAACGTCGAGTACACGCGAATTGAGGCATTGACGTCTGGCGTATGACGATGACCGGGCGGATGTTTTCACCACCCGACATTGACCCTGTACGCCAGGGAGGGAGCGCGGCCCTCAGCGCCGCTTGAGGACGTGGATATTGGTGGCCACCGTCTCCCCGGAAACCAAATCAAAGGACGCGCGGACGCGGCTGCCCTCTTGAATGCGGGCCAGGGGAATGCGCTGAGCGCCCCGGGTGGCGCGAGTATCATCATTCACGCGCAGCAGGTAGGGCTCGCCCGTCTCGAAGTCGATGATCTCGATAGTCTTTTGAGAGACCTCCTTCACCCGGCCCTCGAAGACCGCACTGGCCACGTCGGCGTCCTCGCCTACCGTACCGGAGCCGCCCGTGCCCTCATCCCGGTTGCGATCGGCCTCCGCCTGGAGCCGCCGTACCTCGGACTGTAACCGGGCAATCTCTTCCTGGGCCTGCTGTGGGGTGAGCGCCGCGGATCCTCCGGGAGTCCCCTGGGACGAAGCGCCCCCGGGCGCCGCCACTCCCGTGCCCGTCCCCGTCGTGCTGGGGGCCGGGGTGTTCCCCACCGGGGTGCTGCCGGCGGGAGTGCTGCCCACCTGCCCCGTCCCAGGCACCGGGGAGGTTCCGCTCAGCGGAGGAATGCTGGCCGGCGTTCCCGGCGCGGTCCCAGGCTGGGTGATGGTGGAGCCCGTCGTCCCGGTTCCCGAGCCCAGCCCCGGGCTGTTCAGCGGCTGCGAAGGCACCGTGAAGGAACCCGTGGACGGCGTCTGCGTGCCCCCCACCGTGGAGCCCGCGACATTGCTCGAAGCGCCCGTTCCACCCGCCGGGGAGCCAGCGGCCCCAGTTCCCGCTCCTCCGCCCGCCTGCTGGCCGTGGCTGGCCAGGGGAAGACCCAGGGTGAACACGAGGGCGGCCGACAGGATGATCTTTCGCATGGTTCCGGGCTCCTTGCTTTCCCGTGGCGGAAAGTTGGGTTCCCGACAGCCCAAGACCAAGGGCCCTCCCGGCCGGAACAGGCCTGGGCTGCCTGACCGCACGGTGTGCCGGGGCCCGTGCACGCGCGCCGGGAGCGGGCGCGCCTCCATCGGGTGTCAGGCGCCCTACACCCCGCTGCCCCGCTGGGCACACTCGCCTTGAACGCAACGGCGCATCCCCCCAGATTCAGCCGCAATCCGGCAAGAGGAACGGATAACCGATGGCAATGGACGTATACCCGGGAAGGCCTTACCCCCGCGGAGCGACGTACGACGGAACAGGCGTGAATTTCGCGATCTACTCGCAGGTCGCGTCGCGCGTAGAGGTGTGTCTTTTCGATCCCGCGAATCCGTCGAAGGAGATTGGCCGCTTTGATCTGCCAGAGGTGACGGAGTTCGTATGGCACGGCTACATCCCAGGGATGGAGCCCGGCACGCTGTACGGCTTCCGGGTGCATGGCCCGTATGATCCCGCCAAGGGCCACCGCTGCAACCCGCACAAGCTGCTGTTGGACCCCTACGCCAAGGCGCTGCATGGCGAGGTGGACTGGAAGCAACCGGTGTTCGGCTACACGTTGGGCCATGCGGATGGGGACCTGGCGCGCGACGAGCAGGACAGCGCTGCGGGCGTGCCCAAGGGCGTCGTGGTGAGCGACTTCTTCGACTGGGGCAATGACCACCGCCCGGAGATCCCCTGGCGTAAGACGGTCATCTACGAGGCGCACGTGCGCGGCCTCACCATGCTGCACCCGGCGGTGCCCGAGCACCAGCGGGGCACCTACGCGGGCCTCTCCCACCCGGCCGTCATCGAGCACCTGCTCAAGCTGGGCGTCACCTCGGTGGAGCTGCTGCCCGTGCAAGAGGCGGCCGACGACTCCTTCCTCAACGACAAGGGCCTGTCCAACTACTGGGGCTACAGCACGCTCTGCTACTTCTCGCCCCACCAGCGCTATGCCAGCCGCCGGACGCCGGGCTCACAGGTGGCCGAGTTCAAGTCCATGGTGAAGGCGCTGCACGCGGCCGGCATCGAGGTGCTGCTCGACGTGGTGTACAACCACACGTGCGAGGGCAACCACATGGGGCCCACGCTGTCGCTCAAGGGCGTCGACAACACGGCCTACTACTGGACGATGCCGGATCCGCGCTACTACCTGGACTTCACCGGGTGCGGCAACAGCCTGAATGCCTCGCTGCCGCAGGCCGCGCGGCTCATCGTGGACTCCCTGCGCTACTGGGTGGAGGAGATGCACGTGGACGGGTTCCGGTTCGACCTGGCCACGACGCTGGGGCGCCAGGCGGCGGGCGAGTTCAGCCCGAACGCGCCGCTGTTCCAGATCATCAACCAGGATCCGGTGCTCAACCGGGTGAAGCTCATCGCGGAGCCCTGGGACGTGGGCATGGGCGGCTACCAGGTGGGCAAGTTCCCGGCGCCGTGGCGCGAGTGGAACGGCAAGTACCGGGACGCGCTGCGCCGCTACTGGAAGGGAGACGAGAACCAGGCGGGCGAGGTGGGCCACCGGCTGGCGGGCTCCTCGGACATGTTCCAGGAGGCGAAGCGCCGTCCGCAGGCGACCATCAACTTCGTCACCGCGCATGACGGGTTCACGCTGCACGACCTGG contains the following coding sequences:
- the glgX gene encoding glycogen debranching protein GlgX, giving the protein MAMDVYPGRPYPRGATYDGTGVNFAIYSQVASRVEVCLFDPANPSKEIGRFDLPEVTEFVWHGYIPGMEPGTLYGFRVHGPYDPAKGHRCNPHKLLLDPYAKALHGEVDWKQPVFGYTLGHADGDLARDEQDSAAGVPKGVVVSDFFDWGNDHRPEIPWRKTVIYEAHVRGLTMLHPAVPEHQRGTYAGLSHPAVIEHLLKLGVTSVELLPVQEAADDSFLNDKGLSNYWGYSTLCYFSPHQRYASRRTPGSQVAEFKSMVKALHAAGIEVLLDVVYNHTCEGNHMGPTLSLKGVDNTAYYWTMPDPRYYLDFTGCGNSLNASLPQAARLIVDSLRYWVEEMHVDGFRFDLATTLGRQAAGEFSPNAPLFQIINQDPVLNRVKLIAEPWDVGMGGYQVGKFPAPWREWNGKYRDALRRYWKGDENQAGEVGHRLAGSSDMFQEAKRRPQATINFVTAHDGFTLHDLVTYSHKHNEANGEHNRDGADDNQAWNCGVEGETEDANIIALRERQKRNLLATLFLSQGVPMLVAGDEMGRTQKGNNNAYCQDNELSWVNWNLDARGKALLEFSSRLIQFRHRQPVLQRRRFFQGERIWDSRSKDLTWYRPDGTEMSPEDWQKPFVRSLAFQLGGDAIPTLDERGQRVIGDGLLVLLNAHHEPVRFTIPAAAEGRQWVLEFDTSDDTKPTGPVKTGTFELVGRSMLVLREETLNKA